In Rhodothermia bacterium, the following are encoded in one genomic region:
- the rpoB gene encoding DNA-directed RNA polymerase subunit beta, with protein MSLNGLNTPKRKTFARVRNILAYPDFLDVQFRSFEEFIQADCAPEDRKNAGLQKVFLEHFPIQDSRERSILEFIHYSLDPPKHTIEECIEQGLTFAVPLKARLRLSSNEDEDEDEAEEAIESEVYLGNLPAMTNRGTFIINGAERVIVSQLHRSPGVFFGQSQHPNGTTLYSARVIPFRGSWVEFTTDVSNLLWAYIDRKKKLPVTTLLRALGYSSDASILRLFDLADEVVLSDMASFSPCVGRMLAADIAVEAKTEVIDEDTGEVVSERNERNVLVAADTQLKDSDFDLIRNYEIDRIYLLKEDHSEEIDKSSLLKTLRKDPTTNEKQALEHIYEQLRGSEAPDEEAARTVLERLFFSEKRYDLGEVGRYRINSRLKQDIDPDTLVLTKEDIVSIIRELLNLQNNRSSVDDIDHLGNRRVRTVGEQLAAQFSLGLARMARTIKERMNLRDAENFTPQDLVNARTVSSVINTFFGTNQLSQFMDQTNPLSELTHKRRMSALGPGGLTRERAGFEVRDVHYTHYGRLCPIETPEGPNIGLISSLCVHARVNDFGFIETPYRIVREGVVTDEIVYLTAEQEDNAIIAQANAQIDEDGNFLTEFVKCRNSGDFPLERPADIQYMDVAPNQIVSPAASLIPFLEHDDANRALMGSNMQRQAVPLLRPNSPVVGTGLEERVARDSRAIIVAEGNGVVKFVDATKIVVTYERDEEEEQVSFDDADKTYHLIKFLRTNQDTCLNQRPIVQAGQVVVKGTVLADTQSTQLGELALGQNVVVAFMPWRGYNFEDAIVISEKVVRDDIYTSIHIEQFELQVRDTKRGEEELTREIPNISEEATKDLDERGIIRVGAEVKAGDIVVGKITPKGETDPTPEEKLLRAIFGDKAGDVKDASLKASPGMNGVVISTNLFSRRKAADTTAKKSEQQQLEKIDTQMDRDLRKLNSNFFNKLNKLVDGKNSGGIERKTGEVIIPKGGRITLSPLMHEDPLHFNTQRGFTDDPKTNQQVRQLIWNYQVKFNDITGDAKREKHRIQMGDELPPGIVQLAKVYVAKKRKLQVGDKMAGRHGNKGIVSKILPLEDMPFLEDGTPVDIVLNPLGVPSRMNLGQILETMLGWAGQKMGIKYATPIFDGAKLEDVQQELDLANLPNDSRVQLYDGLTGEPFDQMTTVGVIYMLKLSHLVEDKIHARSIGPYSLITQQPLGGKAQFGGQRFGEMEVWALYAYGAANVLQEMLTVKSDDVQGRSKVYEAIVKGDNMPEPNVPESFNVLVRELQGLGLEIDID; from the coding sequence ATGTCGTTGAATGGCTTGAACACCCCAAAGCGGAAGACTTTTGCACGGGTTCGGAATATTTTGGCTTATCCGGACTTCCTTGATGTGCAATTTAGGTCTTTTGAGGAGTTTATTCAGGCCGATTGTGCACCCGAAGACCGCAAGAATGCGGGTTTACAGAAGGTGTTTTTAGAGCACTTTCCGATTCAAGACAGTCGGGAGCGTTCTATTTTGGAATTTATCCATTATTCATTGGATCCACCCAAGCACACCATTGAGGAGTGTATTGAGCAGGGTCTGACATTTGCCGTTCCGCTGAAAGCCCGTTTGCGATTGTCTTCTAACGAGGATGAAGATGAAGATGAGGCGGAAGAGGCAATAGAGTCTGAAGTTTATTTGGGAAATTTGCCTGCGATGACCAATCGTGGGACGTTTATCATTAATGGTGCGGAGCGGGTGATCGTGTCACAACTTCACCGTTCGCCGGGGGTGTTCTTTGGGCAATCCCAGCATCCGAATGGTACAACCTTGTATTCTGCCCGTGTTATTCCGTTTCGTGGTTCGTGGGTTGAGTTTACAACCGATGTTTCCAACCTTTTATGGGCTTACATAGATCGTAAGAAAAAGTTACCCGTTACCACTTTGTTGCGGGCTTTGGGATATTCTTCCGACGCTTCTATTCTACGTTTGTTCGACCTTGCGGACGAAGTGGTTTTGAGCGATATGGCTTCGTTCTCGCCTTGTGTTGGCCGGATGTTGGCTGCCGATATTGCAGTAGAAGCCAAAACGGAGGTGATTGATGAGGATACCGGGGAAGTTGTGTCTGAGCGGAACGAACGTAATGTCTTGGTTGCGGCAGATACACAGCTGAAAGACAGCGACTTTGACTTAATTCGGAATTATGAAATTGACCGTATTTATCTCCTGAAAGAAGACCATTCGGAGGAGATTGACAAGTCGTCCTTGCTAAAAACCTTGCGTAAAGACCCTACGACGAATGAGAAGCAAGCATTAGAGCATATCTATGAGCAGCTGCGTGGTAGCGAGGCGCCCGACGAGGAGGCCGCAAGAACGGTTCTTGAAAGACTTTTCTTCTCGGAGAAACGCTATGACTTGGGTGAAGTTGGTCGTTATCGTATCAACAGCCGCCTAAAGCAGGATATAGATCCGGATACGCTGGTTTTAACGAAAGAAGATATTGTCTCGATTATTCGAGAGTTGTTGAACCTGCAAAACAACCGCTCTTCGGTGGATGATATTGACCACTTGGGCAATCGTCGGGTTCGGACGGTGGGCGAACAATTGGCCGCGCAGTTTTCTTTGGGTTTGGCGCGAATGGCGCGGACGATTAAGGAGCGCATGAACTTGCGCGATGCGGAGAATTTTACGCCGCAAGACTTGGTGAATGCGCGCACGGTTTCGAGTGTGATCAATACCTTTTTTGGAACGAACCAATTAAGCCAATTTATGGATCAGACGAATCCGCTTTCGGAACTGACCCATAAGCGCCGGATGTCTGCTTTGGGGCCGGGCGGTCTTACCCGTGAACGTGCAGGATTCGAGGTTCGTGACGTCCATTACACCCATTATGGGCGGCTTTGTCCGATTGAAACGCCGGAAGGTCCGAATATTGGATTGATTTCCTCGCTCTGTGTACATGCGCGTGTGAACGATTTTGGTTTTATTGAAACACCTTACCGCATCGTTCGTGAGGGGGTTGTGACCGATGAGATTGTTTACCTGACGGCAGAGCAAGAAGATAATGCGATTATCGCACAGGCAAATGCCCAGATTGATGAAGATGGCAATTTCCTGACGGAGTTTGTGAAGTGCCGTAATTCTGGAGACTTCCCCTTAGAGCGTCCGGCGGATATTCAATATATGGATGTTGCGCCGAACCAAATTGTTTCTCCGGCGGCCAGTTTGATCCCTTTCTTGGAGCATGATGATGCGAACCGCGCGTTGATGGGTTCAAACATGCAACGTCAGGCCGTGCCGTTGTTGCGTCCGAACTCTCCTGTCGTGGGAACTGGGCTGGAAGAGCGCGTTGCTCGGGATTCTCGTGCCATAATTGTGGCAGAAGGGAATGGTGTTGTAAAGTTTGTGGATGCAACCAAGATTGTGGTCACGTATGAGCGCGATGAAGAGGAAGAACAAGTCTCTTTTGACGATGCCGATAAGACCTATCATCTGATTAAGTTCCTAAGAACCAACCAAGATACTTGTCTCAACCAACGCCCAATCGTACAAGCGGGTCAGGTAGTGGTGAAGGGCACGGTACTTGCCGATACCCAATCCACCCAGTTGGGCGAGTTGGCATTGGGGCAAAACGTGGTCGTGGCCTTCATGCCTTGGCGCGGATACAATTTTGAAGATGCCATCGTTATCTCGGAAAAAGTTGTTCGTGATGACATTTATACTTCCATCCATATTGAGCAATTTGAGTTGCAGGTTCGGGATACCAAGCGTGGAGAAGAAGAACTGACGCGGGAAATTCCCAATATCTCGGAAGAAGCAACGAAAGACTTGGACGAACGCGGGATTATCCGCGTGGGCGCCGAGGTCAAAGCGGGCGATATCGTGGTCGGTAAGATTACCCCAAAAGGTGAAACAGATCCTACGCCAGAAGAAAAACTCTTGCGTGCGATCTTTGGAGATAAAGCCGGTGATGTGAAGGATGCTTCGCTGAAGGCAAGTCCGGGTATGAATGGTGTGGTCATTAGCACAAACCTCTTTAGCCGTCGTAAGGCTGCCGATACCACCGCTAAAAAATCAGAGCAACAGCAGTTGGAGAAGATTGACACGCAGATGGATCGCGATTTGCGTAAGTTGAACAGCAATTTCTTCAATAAGCTCAATAAATTGGTGGATGGCAAAAACTCTGGCGGCATTGAACGCAAAACGGGCGAGGTCATCATCCCAAAAGGCGGGCGCATTACACTTTCGCCCTTGATGCACGAGGATCCTTTGCATTTTAATACCCAACGTGGTTTTACAGATGATCCCAAAACCAATCAACAGGTAAGGCAATTAATCTGGAACTACCAAGTTAAGTTTAATGACATTACAGGCGATGCCAAACGGGAAAAGCATCGGATCCAGATGGGAGACGAGTTGCCACCGGGCATTGTGCAGTTGGCAAAGGTTTATGTTGCCAAAAAGCGGAAGTTACAAGTAGGGGATAAGATGGCGGGTCGCCACGGGAATAAAGGGATTGTTTCTAAAATCTTGCCGTTGGAAGACATGCCATTCCTCGAAGATGGAACGCCTGTGGACATTGTACTCAACCCGCTGGGTGTACCAAGCCGGATGAACTTGGGTCAGATTTTGGAGACCATGTTGGGTTGGGCAGGACAAAAAATGGGCATCAAATATGCAACACCCATTTTTGATGGTGCGAAATTAGAAGATGTACAACAAGAGTTGGATTTGGCCAATTTGCCCAATGATAGCCGCGTACAACTTTACGACGGACTAACTGGAGAGCCATTTGACCAAATGACAACGGTCGGGGTAATCTATATGCTTAAGTTATCGCACTTGGTAGAAGATAAAATCCATGCACGGAGTATTGGTCCTTACAGCTTGATTACGCAACAGCCCTTGGGCGGTAAAGCCCAGTTTGGAGGGCAGCGTTTTGGAGAGATGGAAGTCTGGGCCTTGTATGCTTATGGAGCCGCCAATGTGCTTCAGGAGATGCTCACCGTAAAATCGGACGATGTTCAGGGGCGCTCTAAGGTCTATGAGGCCATTGTCAAGGGGGACAATATGCCTGAACCCAATGTACCAGAATCCTTCAACGTACTTGTTAGAGAGTTGCAGGGATTAGGGTTGGAAATTGATATTGACTGA
- the rplL gene encoding 50S ribosomal protein L7/L12: MADLKALAEQLVNLTIKEANDLAQILEADYGIKPAAAAVAVAAGPAAAADAAPVEEQTEFDVILTGLKPDAKKVEVIKVVRGAVSGLGLAEAKALVDQTPSTLKSAISKGEAEELKKTLEAAGGVVELK, translated from the coding sequence ATGGCAGATTTGAAAGCCTTGGCCGAACAACTGGTCAACCTCACGATCAAAGAAGCAAATGACCTTGCTCAAATTCTGGAAGCCGATTATGGAATTAAGCCTGCTGCTGCAGCCGTAGCCGTTGCTGCTGGCCCTGCTGCGGCTGCTGACGCTGCACCTGTTGAAGAACAAACCGAGTTTGATGTGATCCTCACCGGTCTTAAGCCTGATGCGAAAAAAGTTGAAGTGATCAAAGTCGTTCGTGGCGCTGTTAGTGGTCTCGGTCTTGCCGAAGCCAAAGCACTTGTAGATCAAACCCCAAGCACGCTAAAGAGTGCCATCTCTAAAGGCGAAGCTGAAGAGTTGAAGAAAACCCTTGAAGCGGCTGGTGGTGTTGTTGAACTAAAATAA
- a CDS encoding 50S ribosomal protein L10 — translation MKKEHKAVVIEEITERLKNSNAVYLTSFQGMTVSQSNDLRDKFRAAGIEFKVLKNTLVRRAMENIGGYDGVYTFLNGTTAVAFTTDPAAPARVLKDFIKTNDKLQFKVAYVDGAVFESAQLEALTTLKSKDELIGEIVGLLLSPISNVVGALQSSGSNIMGILKTISEKEN, via the coding sequence ATGAAAAAGGAACATAAAGCGGTCGTCATTGAGGAAATCACCGAGCGCCTGAAGAACTCGAATGCGGTTTATCTCACGAGTTTTCAGGGCATGACCGTTTCCCAATCCAACGATTTGCGGGATAAATTCCGCGCTGCTGGCATCGAATTTAAGGTGCTAAAAAACACCCTTGTTCGCCGTGCAATGGAGAATATTGGGGGGTATGATGGTGTATATACCTTCTTAAATGGTACTACGGCTGTAGCCTTTACGACCGACCCCGCGGCTCCGGCACGGGTTTTGAAGGATTTTATCAAGACCAATGATAAGCTTCAGTTTAAAGTAGCCTACGTAGATGGCGCGGTTTTTGAGAGTGCGCAGCTTGAAGCGTTAACTACGTTGAAATCTAAGGACGAACTTATTGGCGAGATCGTAGGCTTGTTGCTTTCCCCCATTTCAAATGTGGTGGGCGCTTTGCAATCAAGTGGTTCGAATATCATGGGTATTTTGAAAACCATCTCCGAAAAAGAAAACTAA
- a CDS encoding 50S ribosomal protein L1 gives MAKKGKRYQKALEVLGNVEMPVGLDKAIELVKQTATAKFDESIRVDIRLGVDPRHADQMVRGSVMLPHGTGKTVRILVLTKEGLWNDAKNAGADFAGLDEYIQKIQEGWTDVDVVIATPDVMPQLGRIARILGPRGLMPSPRTGTVTNDVVGAVQAAKAGKVDFRVDKFGNLHTGIGKKSFSNTALKENAEAFIREVVRLRPSSAKGTYVKSVTLSSTMGPGVAIDRNEVVNTIR, from the coding sequence ATGGCAAAAAAAGGAAAACGTTATCAAAAAGCGCTCGAAGTGTTGGGTAACGTAGAAATGCCAGTTGGTTTAGACAAAGCCATTGAACTGGTAAAACAAACTGCAACCGCTAAGTTCGATGAATCTATCCGCGTGGATATTCGGTTGGGTGTAGATCCTCGACATGCAGATCAGATGGTGCGCGGCTCGGTGATGCTGCCGCACGGTACGGGTAAGACCGTTCGGATCTTGGTTTTGACCAAAGAAGGTTTGTGGAATGATGCTAAAAATGCGGGTGCAGATTTCGCAGGCTTGGATGAGTATATCCAAAAGATTCAGGAAGGTTGGACGGATGTGGATGTTGTGATTGCAACGCCAGACGTCATGCCCCAGTTGGGTCGGATTGCGCGTATTTTAGGTCCTCGTGGATTGATGCCCTCGCCCCGTACTGGCACGGTAACCAATGATGTGGTTGGTGCAGTTCAAGCTGCTAAAGCGGGTAAGGTTGATTTCCGCGTGGATAAGTTTGGGAATTTACACACGGGAATCGGCAAAAAATCCTTCTCGAATACTGCCCTCAAGGAAAATGCGGAAGCATTTATTCGCGAGGTTGTCCGCCTACGACCTTCTTCGGCAAAAGGGACGTATGTGAAATCGGTCACGCTTTCTTCAACGATGGGACCCGGTGTTGCGATAGACCGCAATGAAGTTGTTAACACCATCCGTTAA
- the rplK gene encoding 50S ribosomal protein L11 — protein sequence MAKKIDGYIKLQVAAGKANPAPPIGPALGQKGVNIMEFCKQFNAATQDKLGLVIPVVITVFSDKSFTFVLKSPPAPVLIKKAVGIESGAADPLRNKVGNITWEQCLEIAKVKEKDMGGSSLEAKARQVAGTARSMGVTVSGVPE from the coding sequence ATGGCAAAAAAAATTGATGGCTACATTAAGCTGCAAGTAGCAGCCGGAAAAGCGAACCCCGCTCCGCCAATTGGCCCAGCCCTCGGTCAGAAAGGGGTGAACATCATGGAGTTCTGTAAGCAGTTTAATGCTGCGACACAAGATAAATTAGGTCTTGTGATCCCCGTCGTTATTACGGTTTTCAGCGACAAGTCGTTTACCTTTGTCCTAAAAAGCCCTCCTGCACCGGTTTTGATTAAGAAAGCGGTTGGGATTGAATCGGGTGCTGCGGATCCGCTTCGGAATAAAGTGGGCAATATCACTTGGGAACAGTGTTTAGAGATTGCCAAGGTGAAGGAGAAAGACATGGGTGGCTCCAGCTTGGAGGCGAAAGCTAGGCAAGTTGCGGGGACGGCCCGTTCCATGGGTGTGACCGTATCGGGTGTTCCAGAATAA
- the nusG gene encoding transcription termination/antitermination factor NusG, whose amino-acid sequence MKESTSNASRKWYVVRTFSGHEKKVKENLLSDLRRMGLEERVGDVLIPNETIFEMRAGKKRTREKTLFPGYIFIEATLDNELVHVITGLASVVGFPNVGKEPTPLRPEEVSRILGKMKEVREAGEQPEIPFKAGDAVKVVDGPFNNFSGFVEEVHPDKMKVRVMVSIFGRKTPLELDYMQIEHES is encoded by the coding sequence ATGAAAGAATCCACATCGAATGCAAGCCGGAAATGGTATGTTGTTCGCACCTTTTCTGGGCATGAGAAGAAGGTAAAAGAAAATTTGCTTTCCGATCTTCGTCGTATGGGATTGGAAGAACGTGTAGGGGATGTTTTGATTCCCAACGAGACTATTTTTGAGATGCGGGCGGGGAAAAAGCGTACGCGCGAAAAAACCCTCTTTCCGGGCTATATTTTTATAGAGGCCACTTTAGACAACGAGTTGGTCCACGTCATTACGGGATTGGCCTCGGTGGTGGGTTTCCCGAATGTGGGTAAAGAGCCAACACCTTTGCGGCCAGAAGAGGTTTCTCGGATTCTGGGCAAGATGAAGGAAGTCCGTGAAGCGGGCGAGCAGCCTGAAATTCCATTTAAAGCTGGTGATGCCGTGAAAGTGGTTGATGGCCCGTTTAATAATTTTAGTGGTTTTGTGGAGGAAGTCCATCCCGATAAGATGAAAGTTCGGGTGATGGTCTCTATTTTTGGCCGGAAAACGCCCTTAGAGTTGGATTATATGCAAATAGAACATGAGTCGTAA
- the secE gene encoding preprotein translocase subunit SecE codes for MERIRTYLQEVLKELQKVSWPTREQLVESTIVVTVAILLVSFLTFAADSVISLILENFYKFFS; via the coding sequence ATGGAGCGCATACGCACCTACCTGCAAGAAGTCCTGAAAGAACTCCAAAAAGTGAGCTGGCCCACACGCGAGCAATTGGTCGAAAGCACAATTGTGGTGACCGTAGCTATTTTGTTGGTCTCCTTTTTAACCTTTGCAGCAGACTCGGTTATTAGTCTGATCTTGGAGAACTTCTATAAGTTCTTCTCCTGA